The following proteins come from a genomic window of Streptomyces liliiviolaceus:
- a CDS encoding TetR family transcriptional regulator, producing MATTEILTAERILEVTEEVLRRHGPAKATVVDVARALGVSHGSVYRHFRTKAALREAVTKRWLDRTSAVLEGIVAQDRDPEARLRDWLAALFTAKRRKAGDDPELFATYMVLTGESGEAVGEHIDALTGQLTTIVRSGVDAGTFAAADPAVTARALFQATDRYHDPCHAREWEQPGIEGEFAAVVDLVVRGLRA from the coding sequence ATGGCGACCACCGAGATCCTGACCGCCGAGCGCATCCTTGAGGTGACCGAGGAGGTGCTGCGCCGCCACGGCCCCGCGAAGGCCACCGTGGTGGACGTGGCCCGCGCGCTCGGCGTCAGCCACGGCAGCGTCTACCGGCACTTCCGTACGAAGGCGGCGCTGCGGGAGGCGGTCACGAAGCGCTGGCTGGACCGTACGTCGGCCGTCCTCGAAGGGATCGTGGCGCAGGACCGCGACCCGGAGGCCCGGCTGCGCGACTGGCTCGCGGCCCTGTTCACCGCCAAACGCCGCAAGGCGGGCGACGACCCCGAGCTGTTCGCCACCTACATGGTGCTGACCGGGGAGAGCGGCGAGGCGGTCGGTGAGCACATCGACGCTCTCACCGGCCAGCTCACGACGATCGTCCGGTCAGGCGTCGACGCCGGCACCTTCGCCGCCGCCGACCCCGCCGTCACCGCCCGCGCCCTCTTCCAGGCCACGGACCGCTACCACGACCCGTGCCACGCCCGCGAGTGGGAACAGCCCGGGATCGAGGGCGAGTTCGCGGCCGTCGTGGACCTGGTGGTGCGGGGTCTGAGGGCCTGA